In Colius striatus isolate bColStr4 chromosome 17, bColStr4.1.hap1, whole genome shotgun sequence, the following proteins share a genomic window:
- the P2RX6 gene encoding P2X purinoceptor 6 isoform X9: MSRWVWKPPKNEPPHPPWAAWTRAPSPQHQRSFSLSGTFCVPAFVHYPLSCHWTPQKNILVNINEILLQSPLLQTKQPRVPQPFLIRKMLQSPGHLGSPALASLQQFPVPLELGSPELDTGLQMRPQQGRAEGEQNLLPTLSEGKQQVSQQAWRQSPSILDAMCTEDADCPMGNPVVHGNGIKTGKCVKFNTSHSTCEIYGWCPVENNTLPRKPLLAEAANFTLFIKNTVHFTKFNFSKCNTLQTNDSTYFKSCTYDPHFNPSCPVFRVRDMVEAAGETFEDLALLGGSIGVRIDWDCNLDHPAAQCQPQYSFSLQDRRYNFRTNRQWGSAQRLHPGALFCLELCKASPA, encoded by the exons atgtccaggtgggtttggaaacctcccaagaacgagcctccacaccctccctgggcagcctggaccagggctccctcacctcagcaccaaaggagtttttccttaagtggaactttctgtgttccagcttttgtccattaccccttgtcctgtcactggacaccacagaaaaacatacttgtaaatattaatgagattctcctccagtctcctcttctccagactaaacagccccgggtcccgcagcctttcctcattaggaagatgctccagtcccctggtcatcttggcagccctgcactggcctctctccagcagttccctgtccctctggagctggggagcccagaactggacacaggactccagatgaggcctcagcagggcagagcagagggggagcagaacctcctgcCCACACTCTCTGAAGGGAAGCAGCAAGTGTCCCAGCAAGCGTGGAGGCAG AGCCCCTCCATCCTCGATGCAATGTGCACAGAAGATGCAGATTGTCCCATGGGAAACCCAGTGGTTCATGGCAACG GGATAAAGACTGGGAAATGTGTGAAGTTCAACACCAGCCATTCCACCTGTGAGATCTATGGCTGGTGTCCTGTGGAGAACAACACCCTGCCCAG GAAACCTCTTCTGGCTGAGGCAGCGAATTTCActctttttataaaaaacaCTGTCCACTTCACCAAATTTAACTTCTCCAA GTGCAATACTTTGCAAACCAACGACTCCACTTATTTCAAGAGCTGCACATACGATCCACACTTCAACCCCTCCTGCCCTGTCTTCCGTGTCCGTGACATGGTGGAGGCAGCTGGAGAGACCTTTGAAGACCTTGCACTGCtg GGAGGGAGCATTGGAGTTCGCATCGACTGGGACTGCAACCTGGATCACCCTGCTGCCCAATGTCAGCCACAGTACTCCTTCAGCCTGCAGGACAGGAGGTACAACTTCAG GACCAACAGGCAGTGGGGCTcagcacagaggctgcacccTGGAGCTCTGTTCTGCTTGGAGCTGTGCAAGGCATCACCTGCCTGA
- the P2RX6 gene encoding P2X purinoceptor 6 isoform X12, translated as MSRWVWKPPKNEPPHPPWAAWTRAPSPQHQRSFSLSGTFCVPAFVHYPLSCHWTPQKNILVNINEILLQSPLLQTKQPRVPQPFLIRKMLQSPGHLGSPALASLQQFPVPLELGSPELDTGLQMRPQQGRAEGEQNLLPTLSEGKQQVSQQAWRQSPSILDAMCTEDADCPMGNPVVHGNGIKTGKCVKFNTSHSTCEIYGWCPVENNTLPRKPLLAEAANFTLFIKNTVHFTKFNFSKYEGKMGWEALRERDWCPSAYLDHHRQCQTRPVLPKWEPGAGKKREAQRQRWRRGAGRGRTLARAVKDDNSMCGSSGLVSLYPLSS; from the exons atgtccaggtgggtttggaaacctcccaagaacgagcctccacaccctccctgggcagcctggaccagggctccctcacctcagcaccaaaggagtttttccttaagtggaactttctgtgttccagcttttgtccattaccccttgtcctgtcactggacaccacagaaaaacatacttgtaaatattaatgagattctcctccagtctcctcttctccagactaaacagccccgggtcccgcagcctttcctcattaggaagatgctccagtcccctggtcatcttggcagccctgcactggcctctctccagcagttccctgtccctctggagctggggagcccagaactggacacaggactccagatgaggcctcagcagggcagagcagagggggagcagaacctcctgcCCACACTCTCTGAAGGGAAGCAGCAAGTGTCCCAGCAAGCGTGGAGGCAG AGCCCCTCCATCCTCGATGCAATGTGCACAGAAGATGCAGATTGTCCCATGGGAAACCCAGTGGTTCATGGCAACG GGATAAAGACTGGGAAATGTGTGAAGTTCAACACCAGCCATTCCACCTGTGAGATCTATGGCTGGTGTCCTGTGGAGAACAACACCCTGCCCAG GAAACCTCTTCTGGCTGAGGCAGCGAATTTCActctttttataaaaaacaCTGTCCACTTCACCAAATTTAACTTCTCCAA ATATGAAGGCAAAATGGGATGGGAAGCCCTCAGAGAGAGAGACTGGTGTCCATCTGCCTATCTAGATCACCACAGACAGTGCCAGACAAGGccagtccttcccaag TGGGAGCCGGgtgctgggaagaaaagagaagcacaaaggcagaggtggaggagaggagctgggaggggaaggaCCTTGGCACGTGCTGTAAAGGATGATAACTCCATGTGTGGTTCCTCTGGGCTGGTTTCCCTCTACCCTCTGTCCAGCTGA
- the P2RX6 gene encoding P2X purinoceptor 6 isoform X8 → MSRWVWKPPKNEPPHPPWAAWTRAPSPQHQRSFSLSGTFCVPAFVHYPLSCHWTPQKNILVNINEILLQSPLLQTKQPRVPQPFLIRKMLQSPGHLGSPALASLQQFPVPLELGSPELDTGLQMRPQQGRAEGEQNLLPTLSEGKQQVSQQAWRQSPSILDAMCTEDADCPMGNPVVHGNGIKTGKCVKFNTSHSTCEIYGWCPVENNTLPRKPLLAEAANFTLFIKNTVHFTKFNFSKCNTLQTNDSTYFKSCTYDPHFNPSCPVFRVRDMVEAAGETFEDLALLGGSIGVRIDWDCNLDHPAAQCQPQYSFSLQDRRYNFRSHRTNRQWGSAQRLHPGALFCLELCKASPA, encoded by the exons atgtccaggtgggtttggaaacctcccaagaacgagcctccacaccctccctgggcagcctggaccagggctccctcacctcagcaccaaaggagtttttccttaagtggaactttctgtgttccagcttttgtccattaccccttgtcctgtcactggacaccacagaaaaacatacttgtaaatattaatgagattctcctccagtctcctcttctccagactaaacagccccgggtcccgcagcctttcctcattaggaagatgctccagtcccctggtcatcttggcagccctgcactggcctctctccagcagttccctgtccctctggagctggggagcccagaactggacacaggactccagatgaggcctcagcagggcagagcagagggggagcagaacctcctgcCCACACTCTCTGAAGGGAAGCAGCAAGTGTCCCAGCAAGCGTGGAGGCAG AGCCCCTCCATCCTCGATGCAATGTGCACAGAAGATGCAGATTGTCCCATGGGAAACCCAGTGGTTCATGGCAACG GGATAAAGACTGGGAAATGTGTGAAGTTCAACACCAGCCATTCCACCTGTGAGATCTATGGCTGGTGTCCTGTGGAGAACAACACCCTGCCCAG GAAACCTCTTCTGGCTGAGGCAGCGAATTTCActctttttataaaaaacaCTGTCCACTTCACCAAATTTAACTTCTCCAA GTGCAATACTTTGCAAACCAACGACTCCACTTATTTCAAGAGCTGCACATACGATCCACACTTCAACCCCTCCTGCCCTGTCTTCCGTGTCCGTGACATGGTGGAGGCAGCTGGAGAGACCTTTGAAGACCTTGCACTGCtg GGAGGGAGCATTGGAGTTCGCATCGACTGGGACTGCAACCTGGATCACCCTGCTGCCCAATGTCAGCCACAGTACTCCTTCAGCCTGCAGGACAGGAGGTACAACTTCAG GAGCCACAGGACCAACAGGCAGTGGGGCTcagcacagaggctgcacccTGGAGCTCTGTTCTGCTTGGAGCTGTGCAAGGCATCACCTGCCTGA
- the P2RX6 gene encoding P2X purinoceptor 6 isoform X10, whose product MSRWVWKPPKNEPPHPPWAAWTRAPSPQHQRSFSLSGTFCVPAFVHYPLSCHWTPQKNILVNINEILLQSPLLQTKQPRVPQPFLIRKMLQSPGHLGSPALASLQQFPVPLELGSPELDTGLQMRPQQGRAEGEQNLLPTLSEGKQQVSQQAWRQSPSILDAMCTEDADCPMGNPVVHGNGIKTGKCVKFNTSHSTCEIYGWCPVENNTLPRKPLLAEAANFTLFIKNTVHFTKFNFSKCNTLQTNDSTYFKSCTYDPHFNPSCPVFRVRDMVEAAGETFEDLALLGGSIGVRIDWDCNLDHPAAQCQPQYSFSLQDRRYNFRQWGSAQRLHPGALFCLELCKASPA is encoded by the exons atgtccaggtgggtttggaaacctcccaagaacgagcctccacaccctccctgggcagcctggaccagggctccctcacctcagcaccaaaggagtttttccttaagtggaactttctgtgttccagcttttgtccattaccccttgtcctgtcactggacaccacagaaaaacatacttgtaaatattaatgagattctcctccagtctcctcttctccagactaaacagccccgggtcccgcagcctttcctcattaggaagatgctccagtcccctggtcatcttggcagccctgcactggcctctctccagcagttccctgtccctctggagctggggagcccagaactggacacaggactccagatgaggcctcagcagggcagagcagagggggagcagaacctcctgcCCACACTCTCTGAAGGGAAGCAGCAAGTGTCCCAGCAAGCGTGGAGGCAG AGCCCCTCCATCCTCGATGCAATGTGCACAGAAGATGCAGATTGTCCCATGGGAAACCCAGTGGTTCATGGCAACG GGATAAAGACTGGGAAATGTGTGAAGTTCAACACCAGCCATTCCACCTGTGAGATCTATGGCTGGTGTCCTGTGGAGAACAACACCCTGCCCAG GAAACCTCTTCTGGCTGAGGCAGCGAATTTCActctttttataaaaaacaCTGTCCACTTCACCAAATTTAACTTCTCCAA GTGCAATACTTTGCAAACCAACGACTCCACTTATTTCAAGAGCTGCACATACGATCCACACTTCAACCCCTCCTGCCCTGTCTTCCGTGTCCGTGACATGGTGGAGGCAGCTGGAGAGACCTTTGAAGACCTTGCACTGCtg GGAGGGAGCATTGGAGTTCGCATCGACTGGGACTGCAACCTGGATCACCCTGCTGCCCAATGTCAGCCACAGTACTCCTTCAGCCTGCAGGACAGGAGGTACAACTTCAG GCAGTGGGGCTcagcacagaggctgcacccTGGAGCTCTGTTCTGCTTGGAGCTGTGCAAGGCATCACCTGCCTGA